A genome region from Pseudomonadota bacterium includes the following:
- a CDS encoding helix-turn-helix domain-containing protein, with amino-acid sequence MDRLARIERRQAQMLDLVETIRRAMPAVLLPVKQAADILQVSEGTVRRWLKAGDLPYVKVGRVVRVDLSRLCRSETGRIDRPPF; translated from the coding sequence ATGGACAGACTTGCCCGAATCGAACGGCGGCAAGCTCAAATGCTAGACCTGGTTGAAACGATTCGACGGGCCATGCCCGCGGTACTGCTGCCAGTCAAACAGGCTGCCGACATACTGCAGGTCAGCGAAGGCACCGTAAGGCGCTGGTTGAAGGCAGGCGACCTGCCCTACGTGAAAGTTGGGAGGGTCGTGCGCGTGGATCTCTCCCGTTTGTGTCGATCCGAGACCGGACGCATCGACCGTCCCCCTTTTTGA
- a CDS encoding site-specific integrase: MRPGEVDASNIRKFIEQKLLEGLSPGTVGLCIRLLSTFFSDIVEQRFVGVNPVSTLPRSTRRLYRVALDPRGVPFLERSEDIRRVFLNMPEPCRVAFAVGALAGLRTGEILGLEWQDVDLEARRLHVRQQVQDGRLGPVKDDDARVVPILKSLSPILSEWRLATGGAGLLFKPPHPTRGGRPGRPAAFIRQHTLRRHLLDALRTCELEEMTWYQATRHSFASHWVLSGGSIEKLSAVLGHSSVTTTQRYAHLRPDLFMESDFDRVQVDLARPRGDVVSVCPQPEDGAVSYAAATRASGPAH; this comes from the coding sequence ATGAGACCTGGGGAAGTCGATGCTTCCAACATTCGCAAGTTCATCGAGCAGAAGCTACTTGAAGGTCTTTCCCCCGGCACGGTGGGCCTCTGCATTCGACTGCTATCCACGTTCTTCTCTGACATCGTGGAGCAGCGATTCGTTGGAGTGAATCCCGTGAGTACACTCCCGCGATCCACGAGGCGCCTCTATCGGGTGGCCTTAGACCCTCGCGGCGTGCCGTTCCTGGAGCGGTCCGAAGACATCCGCAGGGTGTTCCTGAACATGCCCGAACCGTGTCGGGTAGCGTTTGCCGTCGGAGCGCTGGCGGGTTTGCGAACGGGCGAGATTCTCGGATTGGAGTGGCAAGATGTCGATCTCGAGGCCCGCAGGTTACACGTGCGGCAGCAGGTGCAGGACGGGCGGCTGGGGCCGGTCAAGGATGACGACGCTCGCGTGGTGCCGATCCTCAAGTCGCTATCACCCATCCTCTCGGAGTGGAGGCTCGCCACGGGAGGCGCGGGATTGCTGTTCAAGCCGCCCCACCCGACCCGCGGCGGTCGCCCGGGTCGCCCGGCAGCCTTCATTCGTCAGCACACCTTGCGGCGACACCTCTTAGACGCACTGCGGACCTGCGAGCTTGAGGAAATGACCTGGTATCAGGCGACGCGTCACAGTTTCGCGTCGCACTGGGTGCTTTCGGGTGGATCGATCGAGAAGCTTTCCGCCGTGCTCGGGCACTCCAGTGTCACGACGACCCAGCGCTACGCCCACTTGCGGCCCGATCTCTTCATGGAGTCGGATTTCGACCGTGTGCAGGTCGACCTGGCGCGGCCCCGAGGCGACGTGGTATCGGTGTGTCCCCAGCCGGAAGACGGTGCAGTTAGCTACGCTGCTGCTACAAGGGCTTCCGGTCCCGCTCATTGA
- a CDS encoding DUF2961 domain-containing protein — MPTLPRTPMRTYAAMLATLILGAGCAPHTKRPDAPVHAKARQGLAPDRIRTYFLAAPPGVRTRWASAENPTATKGAGGKSNKGAKGDAYVLIAPGEKKVIFNQKGAGIITKIWSANSSQWTPINRRKIKLEMYWDDASTPAVSVPFSDFFGTGLGVMRPFSSALFSSPEGRSFNCFVPMPYRKGARIEITNESDAVLMFYYKIDFLQVPSHADDVLYFHAYWNRNRKTSLGEDFEILPRLTGRGRYLGANIGVIGAEAYRGTWFGEGEVKIYLDGDATYPTLVGTGTEDYIGSGWGQGEFTTRIQGSVLSDRKNDLYAFYRYHTLDPVYFHKDVRVTIQQIGNAQKAALLKMRKQGADIRILWSYVAKDGMQASKRWLDMDNPPALESEEFPAKASTNFYRSDDVSATAYFYLDRPENQLPPLAPVEHRVADLQERVFKHVK; from the coding sequence ATGCCGACGCTACCCCGAACGCCCATGAGAACGTACGCGGCCATGTTGGCCACGCTCATACTTGGAGCTGGCTGCGCCCCCCACACCAAACGTCCGGACGCGCCCGTGCATGCGAAGGCGCGTCAGGGCCTTGCTCCCGATCGAATTCGCACGTACTTCCTGGCGGCCCCGCCCGGCGTTCGCACCCGGTGGGCAAGCGCCGAGAACCCTACCGCCACAAAAGGGGCTGGTGGCAAGAGCAACAAGGGCGCCAAAGGCGATGCCTATGTGCTGATCGCGCCGGGTGAAAAGAAGGTGATCTTCAACCAGAAGGGCGCGGGCATCATCACGAAGATCTGGTCGGCCAATTCGAGCCAGTGGACGCCCATCAACCGGCGCAAGATCAAGCTCGAGATGTACTGGGACGATGCGTCGACTCCGGCGGTGTCGGTTCCCTTCTCGGACTTCTTTGGCACCGGGCTCGGCGTGATGCGCCCCTTTTCGAGCGCCCTGTTCTCATCTCCGGAAGGTCGATCCTTCAACTGCTTCGTACCAATGCCTTACCGCAAGGGAGCCCGAATCGAGATCACGAACGAGTCCGATGCCGTTCTGATGTTCTATTATAAGATCGACTTTCTTCAGGTGCCTTCCCACGCGGATGACGTACTGTATTTCCATGCCTACTGGAACCGCAATCGCAAGACGTCGCTGGGGGAGGACTTCGAAATACTGCCACGGTTGACCGGCCGGGGCCGCTACCTGGGCGCCAACATAGGTGTTATCGGCGCCGAGGCCTACCGCGGGACCTGGTTCGGAGAGGGCGAGGTCAAAATCTATCTGGACGGTGACGCCACCTATCCGACACTCGTCGGGACCGGCACGGAGGACTATATCGGTTCCGGTTGGGGTCAGGGGGAGTTCACCACCCGCATTCAAGGCTCGGTTCTGTCCGATCGCAAGAACGACCTGTATGCATTCTATCGCTATCATACCCTGGATCCCGTGTACTTTCACAAAGATGTAAGGGTGACCATTCAACAGATTGGAAACGCCCAGAAGGCCGCGCTTCTAAAAATGCGGAAACAGGGTGCGGATATCCGGATCCTATGGTCCTACGTAGCCAAGGACGGCATGCAAGCCAGCAAGCGCTGGCTCGACATGGACAATCCACCGGCCCTCGAGAGCGAGGAGTTCCCAGCAAAGGCGTCCACGAACTTCTATCGGAGCGACGACGTGTCCGCCACGGCCTATTTCTACCTCGACAGGCCCGAAAACCAGCTCCCGCCGCTAGCACCGGTCGAGCACCGCGTCGCCGATCTGCAAGAGCGGGTGTTCAAGCACGTCAAGTGA